GTCATCGGTTTTGCTTTCAGTGTGTGAAGCAACATGTAGAGGTGAAGCTGCTTCACGGAATGATTCCGAATTGTCCTCATGATAAATGCAATTCTGAGATGGTGATCGATGCATGTGGCAAGCTTTTGACTCCGAAATTGGGTGAAATGTGGAATCAAAGGATCAAGGAGAACGCAATACCTGTCACCGAGAGAGTTTACTGTCCTTACCTGAGGTGTTCGGCTTTGATGTCCAAAACCAAGATATCTGAATCGGCCAAGAGCTTACAGTCTGCTTACCCTGCATCTGGAGTCAGGAGATGTGTCGAATGTCGTGGTCTCTTCTGTGTGGACTGTAAAGTCCCGTGGCATGGGAAGCTGTCATGCGCCGAGTACAAGAAACTGCATCCTAATCCACCAGCAGATGATGTGAAGCTGAAGTCTCTGGCGAATAATAAAATGTGGCGCCAATGTGGTAAGTGCCAACACATGATTGAACTTAGTCAAGGATGCAATCACATAACTTGCAGGTATCTTCTTAACACTTTGATCAACCTAAGAAACCTTTGGAATCAGATAGATCATCAAACTTCAAAGCATGTGTGGTACATTTCATTCTTTCCTTGTTTAACCATATTGGTGGCATATTCCCTTTTGGTATTCTCGTTAGATGTGGGCATGAGTTTTGCTACAACTGTGGAGGAGGATGGAACAAAAAAACAGGGACTTGTGCTAAGCAATGCCCGACCTGGGACGAAGCATACATCATGCGTCAAGATCCAGCTCCAGCGCGTGTGTATGTGTTGCCTAACAACTACTTTGATGATTATGATGAGGATGAATATGATGATTATGAAGCTGATGAAGATTTTGGTTACGGCTATGGTGACTTCCCCTTTAATTTGGAGCACCATATGAATGATGTTAATCCTGAAGCGCCCTTTGATCTGCCAGATGGTAATATTTCCCTTCTAAACCTCTATAATCCCTTGAATCtcactagtttttttttcccgtACTGAAATCACtctttaagaagaagaagaagaagaagaagaagaagaagaggaagaagaagaagaggaggaagaagaagaagaagatgaggaagtggaagaagaagaagaggaagaagaagaagatgaggaagtggaagaagatgaggaagatgaagaagaagaagaagaagaagaagaagaagaagaagaagaagaagaagaagaagaagaagtggacGACTGCCCATCCTTTGGAACTGATGAAGAGTACGATGACTCGGACGGCTATGAAAGCGAGGATCACTATTGAGGTGTAACTATCGAGGTGTAATTTGGAACCAAAGTTGTTCTCTTTCGCTTTATGATCTTTCAGGGGTTGACATCGATTAGCCCTCTAAACTATATACACCAACGATCAGTCCACCCAGACATTACACCTCATCAATTGTCCTCCTAAACAAATTATTTCATCAATTTTCCACAATTTTAGTTAATCTAACCAAATCACGTTTACTTACTCAAATCGCGTTTACAAAAATTGATTGTACAATATCATAACCCGATTAATAATAAACCGACCCTAACCCACTATATTACTAACCCGATTTCCCATTTAAATAAGTCTGTTATGAAATCATCTTCTTCCTAATTAAATTACGGTTCATCGTTTGatttgaagaaaatgaaatgaCGACCATGGAGCAAAGTAGGATTGAATTGGAGCAAGCAAAATCTGGTTAAGTTTTTGATTCGTTTctcaaatttaattattaatatttacttGTCATGGTTTGTTGTTTACTTTTCTGGGAAAATCGAAGATGGTGTGGAAACATGAGAGATGGAGGTTCGTGTTCAAGGAGAAACAGAGAGTCATAAGTGTACTATTGCCGttttgaaacacttaacatAAGTACTAAATCGTGATCCAAAATACATAATTCTTAAAGCCCTTGAACAGAAAACACAAATCACAATTTTAGTTGCTTGTTTGAGATGGTTGTGTCAGTGAAATGGGTCCAGAAGAGCTTCCAACGTCCTGCAAAGGCCAATGAAAATGTCAAATGAAGACAAAACATGCATAATGTGAAATAGAAACCAACATGCCTTAGGTTCAGTCTTTAACTTCTTCTTCGGAtggatcttcttcttcacttaaTTGAGTAACAGGAACGCTCTCCTGTTGAGATGCCTCTTCTTCGTCAATTATTGCCATAGTTACAGAAATAGGGACCCACTTGCCTCCATTTGCGTCGTCGTCGACCTCTATTGTCGAAGTCACAGCAACTGATACCAAACCATCTCCATTTCCTTCAGCTTCCTCCATAAAACAGTCACGAAAcctaaatttaacataaatcCAAGATTTCTCTCTCCTCACTTTGAAATTTCCCTCGAGAAACCTAAACccccaattttattttatccgATTAAATCAGGTTAGGATAAATCAGGTTACTAATATAGCGGGTTAGGGCCGGGTTgggtttggtttattattaaacGGGTTATGGTATTGGgcaatcaatttttttgaacGCGATTTGAGCAAGTAAACTTGATTTggttaaattaactaaaattgtGGAAAATTGTTGAAATAATTTGTTTGGGGGGACAATTGATGAGGTGTAAAGTTTGGGTGGACTGATCGTTGGTGTATATAGTTTAGGGGGCCAATCGATGTCAACCCATCTTTCAGCTGTAAATTTATTGGTGGATCATATGTTTTTATGACTTGTTGCGTTTGAGTTTGGGAGATTCAGGAGTGAGAAATTTGTAGAAACCTTGGTTTGAAGGTAAAGCTTTGTTTTGCATACAAATGTCAATGACGAAACTGTCACATATAACTTTTAAATCACCGAGAAGCAAATGTTTGATTAAAACCCtcatttatttttgaatcgttGAGAATTAAGGAGAACGCGATACCTGTCACAGAGAGAGTGTACTGTCACAGAGAAAGTGTGGAAGCTTTTGACTCCAACTATTTTCGATGCATCTGGCAAGCTTTTGACTCCAAAATTGGGTGAAATGTGGAAGCAGAGAATTAAGTAGAACGCGATACCTGTCACAGAGAGAGTGCATTGTCCTTACGTGAGGTGTTCTGCTTTGATGTCCAAAACCAAGATATCTGAATCGGCCAAGAGCTTACAGTCTGCTTACCCTGCATCTGGAGTCAGGAGATGTGTGGAATGTCGTGGCCTCTTCTGTGTGGACTGTAAAGTCCCGTGGCATGGAAAGCTGTCATGCACCGAGTACAAGAAACTGCATCCTAATCCTCCAGCAGATGATATTGATATGAAGCTAAAATCTCTGGCAAATAATAAAAAGTGGCGCCAATGTGGCAAGTGCCAACACATGATCGAGCTTACTCAAGGATGCAATCACATAACTTGCAGGTATCTCTCTTTAACACTTTGATTATCttataatcatatttataaaatggtcaAGTCGAATAGTATACTTTTCTGTGATGAGGAAAGGTTTGTATACTCTGTTGTTATAGCTTTCTGATtcattgtatgtattgttaatCTAGAATCTTACTTAATGGTAATCACATAACTTAAGTGGCAGTAACGAGGAACCTCGTACGCCGGAATATGAGATGTGATAATTACTATCCGAGGTGCGGCGAAGTAGAAGAATCTGTAACCCATGCAAtatttgaatgccctccagcTCTCCAAGTATGGTCCTTATCAGGGACTCCTACAAGCCCATGAATATTTCCAGTGTCAAGCGTTTACACAAATATGGACTATCTATTTTGGAGGAAAATGATATCTTAGCACCTGACCAGGACagagatccttatccctggataatatggtatatttggaaggctcgCAATGAAAAGCTTTTCAGGGGAATAGATAGAGATCCTCTAGAACTAGTTCGATACGCAGAAACCGAATGTCAAGCATGGTTTAATGCAAATGAGATAATACCGCAAGTAGCTCAGACCAACAACAATGAAGAAaaccaagtcttaagcttgaGAAATATCTGCCtgctagatggatcttggacagacTCAGATCGATacagtggatgtggatgggtctggATGGACTGTGGGGAGAATATACAGCTTATGGGAACTCGGAATTTCCCTCGATGTGAATCTGCATTACATTCGGAGATAGAAGCACTACGTTGGGCGATGGAGAACATGCTTCAACACTCGCCATGCCAGAGCTTTGGAACAGACTGCAAGGAACTGATTGCTATGATAGAGAAACCCAAGGAGTGGCCAAGATTCGCGACAGAattggagaagatagagacgcTGCAGATTTGTTTTCTGGACTTCAAGATCATTCATGTGCCACGAGCGCGCAACCAGTTTcctgattttttagctaagacagCTAGGACTTTCCGTAGGATGCtactttttattggttgttctattccggtctggttacccagaccacctcaagcttgagtaatagaatagccgtttgccgttaaaaaaaaaaaaaaaaaactcaacaatggataaaacaatatattttttgttaattgctACAGATTGAACTAGGCATCTCTCTTATGTCATTCAACTTGATCTCAATTTAAGGTTTATCTGTCACATTTTTATTCATATTCAAATCaacttgtattttatttttattattatataataattaggACGGTTGTACTCTCTGATTATGATATTCTTCCTTAAAAATCTAATCTTAAATGATATTCTTCCTTAAAAATCTAGTCTTAAATCTCTAGACTATTTTCTATTGATTGTGAGCTGTCTTGTGACATTCACAGACATTACAATAAAGAAGGAAACACTGTTATTGGGTGCTCACTCTATTCACAACATTCATAAACTCTTTCTCTTGTAGTAGATTCATAAATTGGTTCCGCAAGAGCATTCGTTTCAGCACCTTTCCATTTCCATCTCGGTGCCATGGAATAAAACTGCATATAGCATTAAAAAATCAAACCGTTTGAgcataaaacatatataaataaagcaAAATATTAGCAGCCACAAGTATTACACACTAGCATCATGCGGGCATTGTCTGTAACACATGTTTCTAACAATTGACATACTTGGAAGAACCCAATTTAGAGCTGAACTGAACAAAGCCAAGAACTTTTGCGCTAGAGTCAAAGGAAAAATGCAGAGTCAGGATTATTATCTATTTTTACTAGCAATCCAATGAGGCATACATAGACACACCAATTTCATCTCAAATTGCATCTTAGCGTGCCTATACATACTTAATTAAATGCACCAAATAAACTCAAAACTTCATGAAGAGTCACTCACAATGTGATTGATTTGAGCTTTGAAGTGTAATAAAATGAGCGGAATCAAAGGTTATTAATTACCTTGATTATCGTAATTTATTCTGATAAGGCAAGAGGCGTCTTAACGTAAACCATTGGCAAAATCTCCGGTTAAAGTTTCGATTACAATCCAATGACGCCCGGCCCACACGTGCGTGGACTTTCCCCACGTGCGGATTTTGAGGGTCTCCTctctatattaaaaaaagaaatatgcaGGAGACGACGTAAAAGCTTAAAAAGCACTCGTCacgaagagaaaacaaaaaagggAGTGTTTTTTGAATCGCTGCTGCTACCAATGGAGTTCTTGGGAGGTCGCGATTCCGATTCCGAATACGCTTTCCGATTGCAGATGGAGGAGGCCCTCGCTGCTTCCCTCGCTTCCCGATCTCGTGCTCCACCGTCGCCTCCCGTTGTCGCTAGGAGTGGATTCGCTGTCGTGGTGGAGGATGAGGAGATCGCGCGTCAAAGAAACACCGGCGGCGGAGAAGGTAACTCGAGAGGAAAAGGGAAAACTCACCACGAGACAGTCTCTGGTATACGGAGAGACGATCGAAACCCTAACAGTAAAGTCCAGAATGCTTCTGCGTACGTTGGTGATGCCGTGAGGAGGGGGAGTTTCAGGGGGGACTTGATGTATAGACTTTACTTCAAGGGTTTGGTGAGCGAGGAGACTGGGACTGGGAAGGGGAAGGTGAGTGACGTGGCGGCTGGGTTTGGGGTTGCGATTTGCGACCAGAGGGATAATCTGTTgtttgagtccaagggacagcTTGTTGGCCGTGGCGCGAATCGTCAGGGAGCGGAGATTCAGGCGTTGACAATAGGGTTGACCGAAGCATGGAAGCTGGGGATCAAACACGTTTCTATCTTCTGCGATTCTTTTCCCATCTTCCAATTCGTAAAGTTTCCTACTTTATTCCTTTTTCTTCATTGTTAATTGCTTTTGTTGAATGGTGTATTAGTTTTACTTTTGTTTACTCGATGCATCATGTAGAAATAGTGATGAGCTGATAAGTTGGAGTTCCCCTGTTCCTGTTACTATTTGATCTAGCTAATGTGTGTGTTTGTGCTAATGTGATTGAAGAGTTGCATTGACTACTCTATCATTCTATATTCGTGAACCATTTTGTTAGCTATTGTGGTTTCTCTTTGCTTGGCGATAATAAAAAG
Above is a window of Brassica napus cultivar Da-Ae chromosome A10, Da-Ae, whole genome shotgun sequence DNA encoding:
- the LOC125578997 gene encoding E3 ubiquitin-protein ligase RSL1-like, encoding MEEALAASLSTRSRAPQRPPSPPVVARCEGNSRGRGNTHETVTSVRRDDRNPNSKVGNASGSVRPSPGVTVLPAQSVAVGEGSSKVSGVKGSFRGDLMYRLYFKGLVSEETGTGKGKGKVSDVAAGFGVAICDQRDALLFESKGQLVGRGANRQGAEIQALTIGLTEAWELGIKHVSIFCDSFPIFQYVRGSWTPKQKKIAMLMDDLQRIRQQFSFTQAVLVAGNEVKYAYKLARESIVSQATPHETPRQAKVAARKEECLICFNDIDPERMFSIGKCSHRFCFQCVKQHVEVKLLHGMIPNCPHDKCNSEMVIDACGKLLTPKLGEMWNQRIKENAIPVTERVYCPYLRCSALMSKTKISESAKSLQSAYPASGVRRCVECRGLFCVDCKVPWHGKLSCAEYKKLHPNPPADDVKLKSLANNKMWRQCGKCQHMIELSQGCNHITCRCGHEFCYNCGGGWNKKTGTCAKQCPTWDEAYIMRQDPAPARVYVLPNNYFDDYDEDEYDDYEADEDFGYGYGDFPFNLEHHMNDVNPEAPFDLPDEEEEEEEEEEEEEEEEGVDID